A part of Vigna radiata var. radiata cultivar VC1973A chromosome 11, Vradiata_ver6, whole genome shotgun sequence genomic DNA contains:
- the LOC106777812 gene encoding uncharacterized protein LOC106777812 isoform X3 encodes MECLLGFVTSFSRDLVCGALNQLRYPCCFKNFVKRLEEEESNLIITKDSVQKFVTHDKKQARKPSEIVDKWLEDAINDVHNVNQLLEEARTKKHCCFGHCPNWIWRYHVGKKLANKTMDLEKFIEKGRKYVPFDRIATLPSNTLDMLSEKCMNFESRQYAYEQLLDAVKNSDVSMIGLYGMGGCGKTTLAMEVRKLVEAEHIFEKVLFIAVSSTVEVRRIQEKIASSLQFEFPETEEMQRAQRLCSRLTQEKNIFIILDDVWEKLDFGRIGIPSFEHHKGCKIFITTRSEAVCTLMDCQRKIYLPILTDEEAWTLFQNKALISEGTPHTLKNLGRLISNECKGLPVAIAAVACSLKGKTETIWSVALNKLRRSKPINIERGLIDPYKCLQLSYDNLDTKEAKSLFLLCSVFPEDSEIQVEILTRCAIRLGVVGEVDSYEEARSEVIAAKIKLVSCCLLLDGDNERVKMHDIVRDVAHIIAQNENKKIKCEVEIDVTVEQNSVKYLWCSKFPNDLDCSNLEFLCLHTIMKGFEGIFKRMGKLKVLLLGNDEDEKTPLSTTSLKTLTNLRDLFIFNFELSDFSFLSGMKNLQTLSLYDCSLPSFPEFQTDVAITLKLLELNECYIKVKNFEVMKRIPLLEELYIIDITGEWYANSEDNIEFFKTFSIPKTLQRYGIVLGSDNFYHYNDRDIYIHSRTLLLNHFDISKNEVIKGLAKKAKDLFVRNIHGGAKNMIPDIFEIEGGGLNDLNTLEIRDSAGIKCLIDTRSHSSEVVTLFSKLHTLEMKRMENLKAIWHCFLPANGPFENLENLYLSNCPRLTFLFTYVVARNLVQLKILKISGCDELKHILTYDEKSQDEFTTGHPIQIFQNLLDVKIKRCRELKHIFPANIVGGLTQLKVLEIRECDMLDQIIGDIVPLTEQDRKQELDEIVEEGTLPSLTSLKITYCGKLDSIFTASKAKTLTSLEELFIEDCKSLKDIVTHERVNKNQEESIVEDEHISECDSLEVVFPNWTGPKNSLTLQHLTILTIWKCGNMEVIFPKSVVRCLPELKKVTIRECMELKQIIEEDESNLLSIDGGFEVEEIIGCDKEASKNYFAFPNLEKLEIIECEKLEVVFPKSILRCLPKLKLLKISQCKELSQIIEEDKNLSNILSPQPCFPKLEALHVDDCHKLKRLFSGSASNDLPNLHLLAINGTYELEELVGCKQGKTKVELPRLKLLIFMHLPNFRQEIELRDLKNCIIYKCPKLSLTSTTTLEKLLEDFPHKDFIHTELGPSELKGIVRSIYEYSTFNGSSEFTSSQEIEVVGNENIEEGPLVEGSKTKSSSTGVEDIGIGSGVEDIGIYEDSTSGSSELTSSQEIEDVGNESIKSSSTGVEDIGIGGATHIESGGEDILALDSKVVEQDDKMNEGKPGIVASQGIQVQEGLNLLHKQDGTDVVPNNNIDISSDICTRLGAYKHFADLDDAQISLLVEAITTYPHLWNASKKFSERFQAWRLKILADMLLFLQKESVDSIIPQREKEFHKLCEEAIEIGFESSWVEEMRQRVVARDPKLEEDIAKRQMDENSKRCSSGDVVEEGDGPKIRLEEGSDLVDKEGEVGVVSNDHILAPRNEEPEHEFVAEVSTSEIPRIATSLTNSQTVEKQTPSHLYIPVRETSSNALVDTKQTSEPCLMKQKKPLGEIPKSIDQVVEEETIAKNTDMAASSILSDSTTSKLDTTVTLQRKSHPHSEIRSSQNVVRITKESEGHLELIQDFGGNDMIAISLGKEGDDNIVVKTLVELENYLKMSLKDIVSSETNALRLFSTLNFLSNLPFKDVTLSDRLKHIIKTMHQHFPTILCSFKQRFATTDKLAELEARQNEVAIKIFEAENFNDEARLKEVVLKEEIIRLKEEIKVCEAALSSLDEGKNKCIVETIRYKKELENVRKNKSQMVKDQRKVEQELFEVAYKWSVLCSEYELNRIAARNPS; translated from the exons ATGGAGTGTCTCTTGGGTTTTGTAACTTCTTTTTCAAGAGATTTAGTGTGTGGAGCATTAAATCAATTACGTTATCCTTGTTGCTTTAAAAATTTCGTCAAAAgacttgaagaagaagagagcaATTTGATTATAACGAAAGATAGTGTCCAAAAATTTGTTACACATGACAAGAAACAAGCGAGAAAGCCCAGTGAAATTGTGGACAAGTGGTTGGAAGATGCTATCAATGATGTACACAATGTAAATCAGTTGCTGGAAGAGGCAAGAACAAAAAAACATTGTTGCTTTGGGCACTGTCCAAATTGGATTTGGCGATACCATGTTGGAAAAAAGTTAGCAAATAAAACTATGGACCTCGAAAAGTTCATTGAAAAGGGTAGAAAATATGTGCCATTTGACCGCATCGCTACGCTTCCTTCAAACACTCTTGATATGCTTTCAGAAAAATGCATGAATTTTGAGAGTAGACAATATGCTTATGAGCAACTACTGGATGCAGTGAAAAATAGTGATGTTTCCATGATTGGATTGTATGGGATGGGAGGTTGTGGTAAAACAACATTAGCAATGGAGGTTAGAAAATTAGTAGAAGCAgagcatatttttgaaaaagttctttttataGCTGTTTCTAGTACCGTGGAAGTTCGGaggattcaagaaaaaatagCAAGTTCACTACAATTTGAATTTCCAGAAACCGAAGAAATGCAGAGAGCCCAAAGATTGTGCTCAAGATTAACtcaagagaaaaatatttttataattctagaTGATGTGTGGGAAAAGCTTGACTTTGGTCGTATTGGGATTCCTTCTTTTGAACACCATAAAGGCTGCAAGATTTTCATTACCACTAGATCAGAAGCAGTTTGTACTTTAATGGATTGTCAAAGAAAGATTTACTTGCCAATTTTAACGGATGAAGAAGCATGGactcttttccaaaataaagcaCTTATATCAGAAGGCACCCCTCATACCTTAAAGAATCTGGGAAGATTAATTTCCAATGAATGTAAAGGATTGCCTGTTGCCATTGCAGCTGTTGCTTGTAGTTTGAAGGGAAAAACTGAGACAATATGGAGTGTtgcattaaataaattaagacgTTCCAAGCCAATAAATATTGAAAGAGGTTTGATTGATCCCTACAAGTGTCTACAACTGAGCTATGATAATTTAGATACTAAAGAAGCTAAATCACTTTTCCTGTTGTGCTCTGTGTTTCCTGAAGATTCTGAAATTCAAGTTGAAATTTTAACAAGATGTGCAATAAGATTAGGTGTAGTTGGAGAAGTTGACTCATATGAAGAGGCAAGGAGTGAAGTGATTGCAGCTAAAATTAAGCTTGTTAGTTGTTGTTTATTGTTGGATGGAGATAATGAACGTGTCAAAATGCATGACATAGTTCGTGACGTGGCCCACATAATAGCACAAAATGAGAATAAGAAGATCAAGTGTGAAGTGGAAATAGATGTTACAGTGGAACAAAATTCTGTAAAATATCTATGGTGTTCCAAATTTCCAAATGATTTGGATTGCTCTAATCTTGAGTTTTTATGCTTACATACAATTATGAAAGGATTTGAAGGAATTTTCAAAAGAATGGGAAAGCTCAAAGTTTTGCTTCTTGGCAACGATGAGGATGAAAAAACTCCATTGTCAACTACATCTTTGAAAACATTAACAAATCTTCGAGAtctattcattttcaattttgaattgAGCGACTTCTCATTTTTAAGCGGTATGAAGAATCTTCAAACTCTCTCGTTATATGATTGTTCACTGCCTTCATTTCCTGAATTTCAAACCGATGTTGCAATTACACTAAAATTGTTAGAGTTGAATGAATGTTACATTAAAGTGAAGAATTTTGAAGTGATGAAGAGAATCCCTCTTTTGGAAGAGTTGTACATTATTGATATTACAGGAGAATGGTATGCTAACAGTGAAGACAATATTGAATTCTTTAAGACGTTTAGCATTCCCAAAACACTACAAAGGTATGGAATTGTATTAGGGTCTGATAACTTTTATCATTATAATGATAgagatatttatattcataGCAGAACTTTATTACTTAACCATTTTGACATATCAAAAAATGAGGTAATAAAGGGTTTGGCAAAAAAAGCAAAGGATCTATTTGTACGAAATATTCATGGAGGTGCAAAAAATATGATCCCtgatatatttgaaattgaaggaGGAGGTTTGAATGATTTGAATACGTTGGAGATACGTGATTCTGCAGGGATAAAGTGTTTGATTGACACTCGTAGTCACTCGAGTGAGGTGGTAACTCTCTTCTCCAAGTTGCATACGTTGGAAATGAAGCGCATGGAAAATCTAAAAGCTATTTGGCATTGTTTTCTTCCTGCCAATGGACCTTTTGAGAACTTAGAGAACTTGTATTTAAGTAATTGTCCAAGGTTGACATTTCTCTTCACATATGTGGTTGCTCGAAATTTGGtacaattgaaaatattaaaaatatcaggATGTGATGAACTGAAGCATATATTAACATATGATGAGAAAAGTCAAGATGAATTCACCACAGGGCATCCTATACAAATCTTCCAGAATCTGCTAGATGTAAAGATAAAAAGGTGTCGagaactaaaacatatattccCAGCCAACATTGTTGGAGGCTTAACTCAATTGAAAGTTCTCGAGATAAGAGAATGTGACATGCTAGATCAAATAATTGGAGATATTGTTCCATTAACAGAGCAGGATAGAAAACAAGAACTTGATGAAATCGTTGAGGAAG GAACTCTTCCCAGTCTTACAAGTCTTAAGATAACATATTGTGGAAAGTTAGACTCAATTTTTACAGCATCTAAAGCTAAGACCTTGACTTCTTTGGAAGAATTGTTCATAGAAGACTGCAAAAGTTTGAAGGATATAGTAACTCACGAAAGAGTCAATAAAAATCAGGAGGAAAGCATTGTTGAGGATGAGCATATTAGTGAATGTGACTCATTGGAAGTAGTCTTTCCAAATTGGACAGGTCCCAAGAATTCACTTACTCTCCAACATCTTACCATATTAACAATATGGAAATGTGGAAATATGGAAGTAATCTTTCCAAAGTCTGTTGTAAGATGCTTACCAGAGTTAAAGAAAGTAACCATAAGAGAGTGCATGGAATTGAAGCAGATCATCGAAGAAGACGAGTCCAATCTTCTTTCCATAGATGGAGGCTTTGAAGTAGAGGAGATTATTGGATGTGATAAAGAAGCTTCAAAGAATTATTTTGCCTTCCCAAATCTTGAAAAACTAGAAATAATTGAATGTGAGAAATTGGAAGTAGTCTTTCCAAAGTCTATTTTAAGATGCCTACCAAAGTTGAAGCTTTTGAAGATAAGTCAATGCAAAGAATTAAGTCAAATCATTGAAGAGGATAAAAATTTGTCTAATATTCTTTCTCCTCAACCATGCTTCCCAAAACTAGAAGCATTGCATGTTGATGATTGTCACAAGTTGAAAAGATTATTCTCTGGATCTGCTTCTAATGACCTTCCCAATCTTCATCTTCTGGCCATAAATGGAACATATGAACTAGAAGAGCTTGTTGGATGTAAACAAGGAAAGACTAAAGTTGAGCTTCCAAGActcaaacttttaatatttatgcatCTTCCAAACTTCCGTCAGGAAATTGAATTGCGTGATTTAAAGAATTGCATTATCTACAAATGTCCCAAACTCTCTTTGACTTCAACAACTACTCTTGAGAAGCTCCTTGAAGATTTTCCTCACAAAG ATTTCATACACACTGAACTTGGTCCTTCGGAACTTAAAGGCATAGTAAGATCCATATATGAATATTCAACTTTTAATGGTAGCAGTGAGTTCACTTCATCACAG GAGATTGAGGTTGTAGGAAATGAGAACATTGAAGAGGGCCCTTTAGTAGAAGGTTCTAAGACAAAATCCTCATCCACTGGTGTTGAAGACATTGGCATTGGAAGTGGCGTTGAAGACATTGGCATATATGAAGATTCAACTAGTGGTAGCAGTGAATTGACTTCATCACAG GAGATTGAGGATGTAGGAAATGAGAGCATTAAATCTTCATCCACTGGAGTTGAAGACATTGGCATTGGAGGTGCAACTCACATTGAGTCTGGTGGCGAGGACATACTTGCACTAGATTCCAAGGTAGTTGAACAAGATGATAAGATGAATGAAGGCAAGCCAGGAATAGTGGCAAGCCAAGGAATCCAAGTACAAGAAGGGTTGAACCTTTTGCATAAACAAGATGGAACAGATGTTGTTCCTAACAACAACATTGACATTTCTTCAG ATATCTGTACAAGATTGGGAGCATATAAACATTTTGCTGATCTGGATGATGCACAGATTTCTCTTCTGGTGGAGGCAATAACAACATATCCTCATCTCTGGAATGCTTCCAAGAAGTTTAGTGAGCGTTTTCAAGCTTGGAGGTTGAAAATTTTGGCAGATATGTTGTTGTTCCTCCAGAAGGAAAGTGTGGATAGTATTATTCctcaaagagaaaaagagttcCATAAACTATGTGAAGAAGCTAttgaaattggatttgagaGTTCATGGGTAGAGGAAATGCGTCAACGTGTTGTGGCGAGGGATCCTAAGTTGGAAGAGGACATTGCTAAGAGACAAATGGATGAGAATTCTAAGAG GTGTAGTAGTGGGGACGTTGTTGAAGAAGGCGATGGGCCTAAGATTAGATTGGAAGAAGGTTCTGACTTGGTTGATAAAGAAGGTGAAGTAGGTGTTGTTTCTAATGACCACATTTTGGCTCCGAGAAATGAAGAACCAGAGCATGAATTTGTTGCAGAAGTTTCCACTTCAGAAATACCAAGAATAGCAACATCATTAACAAATTCGCAAACAGTTGAAAAGCAAACTCCAAGTCATTTGTATATTCCTGTACGTGAAACATCCTCAAAT GCTTTGGTGGATACAAAGCAGACTAGTGAACCGTGTCTGATGAAGCAGAAAAAACCACTTGGTGAAATTCCTAAG AGTATTGATCAAGTTGTTGAAGAGGAAACCATAGCAAAGAACACCGATATGGCAGCTTCATCAATTCTTTCCGACTCCACCACCTCTAAGTTGGATACAACAGTTACTTTACAACGTAAATCACATCCAcat AGTGAAATTAGGAGCAGCCAAAATGTGGTACGCATTACTAAAGAAAGTGAAGGCCATCTTGAACTCATTCAAGACTTTGGGGGCAATGATATGATTGCAATTTCTTTGGGGAAAGAGGGTGATGATAATATAGTTGTAAAGACCCTTGTTGAGCTGGAAAACTATCTCAAGATGTCTCTCAAGGACATAGTTAGTTCTGAGACTAACGCCCTCCGTCTTTTTTCTACTCTTAATTTCCTGTCCAACCTTCCTTTCAAAGATGTGACTCTATCAGATCGACTCAAACACATTATAAAGACTATGCACCAACACTTCCCAACCATTCTATGCTCCTTTAAGCAACGCTTTGCTACCACTGACAAGTTGGCAGAACTTGAAGCTCGTCAGAATGAGGTGGCCATTAAAATTTTTGAGGCTGAGAATTTCAATGATGAAGCTCGACTGAAGGAAGTGGTTTTGAAGGAAGAAATCATTAGGTTGAaggaagaaataaaagtttgtGAGGCTGCCTTATCATCTCTGGATGAGGGAAAAAATAAATGCATTGTGGAAACTATAAGGTACAAAAAGGAGCTTGAAAATGTGAGAAAAAACAAATCTCAAATGGTGAAAGATCAAAGAAAAGTTGAACAAGAATTGTTTGAAGTTGCTTATAAATGGTCAGTTCTCTGTAGTGAATATGAGCTCAATCGAATTGCTGCAAGAAATCCCTCCTGA
- the LOC106777812 gene encoding uncharacterized protein LOC106777812 isoform X5 — MLTVKTILNSLRRLAFPKHYKGIKCLIDTRSHSSEVVTLFSKLHTLEMKRMENLKAIWHCFLPANGPFENLENLYLSNCPRLTFLFTYVVARNLVQLKILKISGCDELKHILTYDEKSQDEFTTGHPIQIFQNLLDVKIKRCRELKHIFPANIVGGLTQLKVLEIRECDMLDQIIGDIVPLTEQDRKQELDEIVEEGTLPSLTSLKITYCGKLDSIFTASKAKTLTSLEELFIEDCKSLKDIVTHERVNKNQEESIVEDEHISECDSLEVVFPNWTGPKNSLTLQHLTILTIWKCGNMEVIFPKSVVRCLPELKKVTIRECMELKQIIEEDESNLLSIDGGFEVEEIIGCDKEASKNYFAFPNLEKLEIIECEKLEVVFPKSILRCLPKLKLLKISQCKELSQIIEEDKNLSNILSPQPCFPKLEALHVDDCHKLKRLFSGSASNDLPNLHLLAINGTYELEELVGCKQGKTKVELPRLKLLIFMHLPNFRQEIELRDLKNCIIYKCPKLSLTSTTTLEKLLEDFPHKDFIHTELGPSELKGIVRSIYEYSTFNGSSEFTSSQEIEVVGNENIEEGPLVEGSKTKSSSTGVEDIGIGSGVEDIGIYEDSTSGSSELTSSQEIEDVGNESIKSSSTGVEDIGIGGATHIESGGEDILALDSKVVEQDDKMNEGKPGIVASQGIQVQEGLNLLHKQDGTDVVPNNNIDISSDICTRLGAYKHFADLDDAQISLLVEAITTYPHLWNASKKFSERFQAWRLKILADMLLFLQKESVDSIIPQREKEFHKLCEEAIEIGFESSWVEEMRQRVVARDPKLEEDIAKRQMDENSKSNLSLLNRCSSGDVVEEGDGPKIRLEEGSDLVDKEGEVGVVSNDHILAPRNEEPEHEFVAEVSTSEIPRIATSLTNSQTVEKQTPSHLYIPVRETSSNALVDTKQTSEPCLMKQKKPLGEIPKSIDQVVEEETIAKNTDMAASSILSDSTTSKLDTTVTLQRKSHPHSEIRSSQNVVRITKESEGHLELIQDFGGNDMIAISLGKEGDDNIVVKTLVELENYLKMSLKDIVSSETNALRLFSTLNFLSNLPFKDVTLSDRLKHIIKTMHQHFPTILCSFKQRFATTDKLAELEARQNEVAIKIFEAENFNDEARLKEVVLKEEIIRLKEEIKVCEAALSSLDEGKNKCIVETIRYKKELENVRKNKSQMVKDQRKVEQELFEVAYKWSVLCSEYELNRIAARNPS; from the exons ATGCTAACAGTGAAGACAATATTGAATTCTTTAAGACGTTTAGCATTCCCAAAACACTACAAAG GGATAAAGTGTTTGATTGACACTCGTAGTCACTCGAGTGAGGTGGTAACTCTCTTCTCCAAGTTGCATACGTTGGAAATGAAGCGCATGGAAAATCTAAAAGCTATTTGGCATTGTTTTCTTCCTGCCAATGGACCTTTTGAGAACTTAGAGAACTTGTATTTAAGTAATTGTCCAAGGTTGACATTTCTCTTCACATATGTGGTTGCTCGAAATTTGGtacaattgaaaatattaaaaatatcaggATGTGATGAACTGAAGCATATATTAACATATGATGAGAAAAGTCAAGATGAATTCACCACAGGGCATCCTATACAAATCTTCCAGAATCTGCTAGATGTAAAGATAAAAAGGTGTCGagaactaaaacatatattccCAGCCAACATTGTTGGAGGCTTAACTCAATTGAAAGTTCTCGAGATAAGAGAATGTGACATGCTAGATCAAATAATTGGAGATATTGTTCCATTAACAGAGCAGGATAGAAAACAAGAACTTGATGAAATCGTTGAGGAAG GAACTCTTCCCAGTCTTACAAGTCTTAAGATAACATATTGTGGAAAGTTAGACTCAATTTTTACAGCATCTAAAGCTAAGACCTTGACTTCTTTGGAAGAATTGTTCATAGAAGACTGCAAAAGTTTGAAGGATATAGTAACTCACGAAAGAGTCAATAAAAATCAGGAGGAAAGCATTGTTGAGGATGAGCATATTAGTGAATGTGACTCATTGGAAGTAGTCTTTCCAAATTGGACAGGTCCCAAGAATTCACTTACTCTCCAACATCTTACCATATTAACAATATGGAAATGTGGAAATATGGAAGTAATCTTTCCAAAGTCTGTTGTAAGATGCTTACCAGAGTTAAAGAAAGTAACCATAAGAGAGTGCATGGAATTGAAGCAGATCATCGAAGAAGACGAGTCCAATCTTCTTTCCATAGATGGAGGCTTTGAAGTAGAGGAGATTATTGGATGTGATAAAGAAGCTTCAAAGAATTATTTTGCCTTCCCAAATCTTGAAAAACTAGAAATAATTGAATGTGAGAAATTGGAAGTAGTCTTTCCAAAGTCTATTTTAAGATGCCTACCAAAGTTGAAGCTTTTGAAGATAAGTCAATGCAAAGAATTAAGTCAAATCATTGAAGAGGATAAAAATTTGTCTAATATTCTTTCTCCTCAACCATGCTTCCCAAAACTAGAAGCATTGCATGTTGATGATTGTCACAAGTTGAAAAGATTATTCTCTGGATCTGCTTCTAATGACCTTCCCAATCTTCATCTTCTGGCCATAAATGGAACATATGAACTAGAAGAGCTTGTTGGATGTAAACAAGGAAAGACTAAAGTTGAGCTTCCAAGActcaaacttttaatatttatgcatCTTCCAAACTTCCGTCAGGAAATTGAATTGCGTGATTTAAAGAATTGCATTATCTACAAATGTCCCAAACTCTCTTTGACTTCAACAACTACTCTTGAGAAGCTCCTTGAAGATTTTCCTCACAAAG ATTTCATACACACTGAACTTGGTCCTTCGGAACTTAAAGGCATAGTAAGATCCATATATGAATATTCAACTTTTAATGGTAGCAGTGAGTTCACTTCATCACAG GAGATTGAGGTTGTAGGAAATGAGAACATTGAAGAGGGCCCTTTAGTAGAAGGTTCTAAGACAAAATCCTCATCCACTGGTGTTGAAGACATTGGCATTGGAAGTGGCGTTGAAGACATTGGCATATATGAAGATTCAACTAGTGGTAGCAGTGAATTGACTTCATCACAG GAGATTGAGGATGTAGGAAATGAGAGCATTAAATCTTCATCCACTGGAGTTGAAGACATTGGCATTGGAGGTGCAACTCACATTGAGTCTGGTGGCGAGGACATACTTGCACTAGATTCCAAGGTAGTTGAACAAGATGATAAGATGAATGAAGGCAAGCCAGGAATAGTGGCAAGCCAAGGAATCCAAGTACAAGAAGGGTTGAACCTTTTGCATAAACAAGATGGAACAGATGTTGTTCCTAACAACAACATTGACATTTCTTCAG ATATCTGTACAAGATTGGGAGCATATAAACATTTTGCTGATCTGGATGATGCACAGATTTCTCTTCTGGTGGAGGCAATAACAACATATCCTCATCTCTGGAATGCTTCCAAGAAGTTTAGTGAGCGTTTTCAAGCTTGGAGGTTGAAAATTTTGGCAGATATGTTGTTGTTCCTCCAGAAGGAAAGTGTGGATAGTATTATTCctcaaagagaaaaagagttcCATAAACTATGTGAAGAAGCTAttgaaattggatttgagaGTTCATGGGTAGAGGAAATGCGTCAACGTGTTGTGGCGAGGGATCCTAAGTTGGAAGAGGACATTGCTAAGAGACAAATGGATGAGAATTCTAAGAG CAATTTAAGTTTGTTAAACAGGTGTAGTAGTGGGGACGTTGTTGAAGAAGGCGATGGGCCTAAGATTAGATTGGAAGAAGGTTCTGACTTGGTTGATAAAGAAGGTGAAGTAGGTGTTGTTTCTAATGACCACATTTTGGCTCCGAGAAATGAAGAACCAGAGCATGAATTTGTTGCAGAAGTTTCCACTTCAGAAATACCAAGAATAGCAACATCATTAACAAATTCGCAAACAGTTGAAAAGCAAACTCCAAGTCATTTGTATATTCCTGTACGTGAAACATCCTCAAAT GCTTTGGTGGATACAAAGCAGACTAGTGAACCGTGTCTGATGAAGCAGAAAAAACCACTTGGTGAAATTCCTAAG AGTATTGATCAAGTTGTTGAAGAGGAAACCATAGCAAAGAACACCGATATGGCAGCTTCATCAATTCTTTCCGACTCCACCACCTCTAAGTTGGATACAACAGTTACTTTACAACGTAAATCACATCCAcat AGTGAAATTAGGAGCAGCCAAAATGTGGTACGCATTACTAAAGAAAGTGAAGGCCATCTTGAACTCATTCAAGACTTTGGGGGCAATGATATGATTGCAATTTCTTTGGGGAAAGAGGGTGATGATAATATAGTTGTAAAGACCCTTGTTGAGCTGGAAAACTATCTCAAGATGTCTCTCAAGGACATAGTTAGTTCTGAGACTAACGCCCTCCGTCTTTTTTCTACTCTTAATTTCCTGTCCAACCTTCCTTTCAAAGATGTGACTCTATCAGATCGACTCAAACACATTATAAAGACTATGCACCAACACTTCCCAACCATTCTATGCTCCTTTAAGCAACGCTTTGCTACCACTGACAAGTTGGCAGAACTTGAAGCTCGTCAGAATGAGGTGGCCATTAAAATTTTTGAGGCTGAGAATTTCAATGATGAAGCTCGACTGAAGGAAGTGGTTTTGAAGGAAGAAATCATTAGGTTGAaggaagaaataaaagtttgtGAGGCTGCCTTATCATCTCTGGATGAGGGAAAAAATAAATGCATTGTGGAAACTATAAGGTACAAAAAGGAGCTTGAAAATGTGAGAAAAAACAAATCTCAAATGGTGAAAGATCAAAGAAAAGTTGAACAAGAATTGTTTGAAGTTGCTTATAAATGGTCAGTTCTCTGTAGTGAATATGAGCTCAATCGAATTGCTGCAAGAAATCCCTCCTGA